One stretch of Hevea brasiliensis isolate MT/VB/25A 57/8 chromosome 12, ASM3005281v1, whole genome shotgun sequence DNA includes these proteins:
- the LOC110672749 gene encoding non-specific lipid transfer protein GPI-anchored 4 has translation MKFLFLVSILATLAMVVNCSRITAKAPSPLSLLPPAPSTEDDCTTVIYDMIDCVPYLSVGSNDKLDPLCCEGLKTVLSINPKCICEGLKSSAQMGIVVNMTRAALLPSDCGVHAPPISDCHISLPPSAGEPVGPPDSSSPELPPSEESNGLVPAPAPSKGGAYSISISFLVLMSLLLVSISVILG, from the exons ATGAAATTTCTTTTTCTCGTTTCCATTTTGGCCACACTGGCCATGGTAGTCAACTGTTCCCGCATTACAGCAAAAGCACCATCGCCTTTGTCACTTCTTCCACCTGCACCATCCACAGAGGATGATTGTACCACTGTTATATATGATATGATAGACTGTGTGCCCTATTTGAGCGTAGGCAGTAATGATAAGCTGGATCCGTTGTGCTGTGAAGGGTTGAAAACTGTTCTTTCTATCAATCCCAAGTGCATATGTGAAGGTCTCAAGAGTAGTGCTCAAATGGGGATCGTGGTGAATATGACAAGGGCCGCTCTTTTGCCTTCGGATTGTGGGGTTCATGCTCCTCCCATTAGTGACTGTCACA TCTCTTTGCCTCCTTCAGCTGGAGAACCAG TTGGCCCTCCAGACTCATCATCACCAGAGCTTCCACCATCAGAAGAGAGTAATGGACTTGTCCCAGCTCCAGCCCCATCCAAAGGAGGAGCATATTCAATTTCTATCTCTTTCTTGGTCCTCATGAGCTTGCTTCTTGTTTCAATCTCTGTTATCTTAGGGTAG